ATGCTATTGCCCGATTTTTTTGCCAGACAACGGTAACCGGTTGCAGGGGAGGGGACATGGCCAGGAACAAGGACGCGCGGCTGACGCATCTGGATGACGAGGGGAAAGCGCGCATGGTGGATGTCACCGACAAGCCCGTCACCGTCCGCCGTGCGGTCGCGGAATCGTTCATCACCCTTTCCCCCTCGACCCGGTCCCTGCTCGCCGGGGGGAGGCTGCCCAAGGGGAACGCCCTGGAAACGGCCCGGCTTGCGGGCATCATGGCCGCCAAGCGGACGCCCGAGCTCATCCCCCTGTGTCACCCGCTCCTGCTTTCGCACGTGGATGTGGAGGCCACGGCGCGGGGGAAGGGGGTGCGCTTTCTCGCCACGGTCTCCACGGCCGGCTCGACCGGGGTCGAGATGGAGGCCCTGACGGCCGCCTCCGTCGCCGCGCTGACCCTCTACGACATGGTCAAGGCGGTGGAAAAGGGGGCAACGATCGAGAGGATCCGGCTGCTGGAGAAGAGCGGGGGAAAAAGCGGCCCCTACCGGCGGAAGAAGTCCTGAGCCGCCGGCCGGAAGATACGGTGTGAGGGTGCGTCATGCCCATCTATGAATATCGTTGCCGCAGCTGCCGTCGGAGGATGAGTTTCCTGGTGATGACGCCTTCGGCGTTCGAACCGGAGTGCGGATTCTGCGGGGGGAGGGACCTGGAGCGGCTCTTCTCCCGCTTCTCCTCCCCCAGGTCGGAGGAGCAGAGGCTGGAATCGCTGGCCGACCCGGCGAGCCTGTCGGGCCTGGACGAGAACGACCCCGGGAGCGTGGCCCGCTGGATGAAGAAAATGGGGGGCGCACTCGGGGACGACATCGACGGCGGGGAGATCGACGAGCTTGCCGAACAGGCGGCGGAAGAGGTCGCCGGCGGGGCGGACGCGGGGCCGGATTCCTCCCCGGACGAACCGTAGCGCCGGGAGCGGTGCCCGATCTTATGCCCGAAATGCCTGAAGTGGAAACGATCGCCCGGCAACTCCGCGGGAGGGTCGAGGGGAAACGGATTGCCGGGGTCCGCCTTTCGGGGCTGCCGCTCAGGAAACCGGTGTCCCCCGGCCTGGGGACGGCGCTTGTCGGGCGCACGATCCGACGCGTGCGGAGATACGGCAAGTACCTCGTCCTGACGCTCGAACCGAAGGCTTTCTGGGTGATTCACCTGGGGATGAGCGGGCGGCTTCTTTATCACGAACCCGGCCGGGCGGAAGGGGGCAGGCACACGCACGCCTCCATCCTCTTCTCCGACGGGGACGGGCTGGAGTACCGGGACCCCCGCCGTTTCGGGCTGCTGGCCCTGTACGAGGGGGTGTCGCCGCGGGCGATTCCCGAAATCCGCTCCCTGGGGAAGGATCCCCTGCAGCCGGGGTTCACGGGCGAGTGGCTGGGCCGAAGGCTCCACGGCAGCCGGCGCGAGATCAAATCCTTTCTCCTCGACCAGGGGGTGCTGGCCGGGATCGGAAACATCTACGCCTGCGAAGCACTTTTCGAGGCCCGCATTCACCCCGGGCGCAGGTGCGCGACCCTCAGCGGCAGGGAGAGCGGCCGCCTGGCGGCCGCCGTTCAAAAGGTCTTGCGGGACGCGATCCGGCGGCGGGGGACCACCTTCTCCGATTTCAGGGGGGCGGACGGGAAGGCGGGGGGGCACCGGGATCACCTCGCGGTCTACATGAGGGAGGGGAAGCAGTGCGTCGAATGCGGGAGGCCGATCCGGAGAATCAGCCAGGGTAATCGGGGCACCTTTTTCTGTCAGCAATGCCAGCGCTGAGTCCCGGGAGGGTCCCGGGGCGGCGCGGGCGCATAGGGAGGTCGGGCAATGGCGGAATCTTACAGGATATGCGCGCACTGCAAGGGTACGGGGCAGTGCCGGGCGTGCCATGGAACGGGGCGGCTGGCTCTGCAGAAGGGGAAAACCTGCACTTCCTGCTACCCGCACGGAAGCGGCCTGTGCCAGAACTGCCGCGGGCTGGGGGGGTTCGACTCGAGCGGGAAACCGGCGAAAAAGCCGGAATGACGGGGCGGGACGCCCCCGCGCAAGCGGGGATGCGTACCGGCGACCAAAGCATGTTTCTGGCGATCGATATCGGCAATACCAATATCACCCTCGGCCTGTATGAAGGGGACGTTCCGGGGCCCCGCTGGCGCCTCGCCACGGAGCGCGAGAGGACGGCGGACGAGTACGGCGCTTCCCTCCGGGAGATGGTGCGCCGCGCGGGCATCGAAACCGGCGACGTCCGGTCGGTGGCCATCGCAAGCGTCGTTCCGCCGCTGACCGGGGTTTTCGAGGAAGTGAGCCGGGAATGCCTCCGCAGCCGGCCGCTGATCGTGGACAGCTCCGTGAAGACGGGCATCCGGATTCTGTGCGACGCCCCGGAACAGATCGGCGCCGACCGGATCGTGGATGTCGCGGCGGGCTTCGCCCTTTACGGGGGGCCGGCGTGCGTCATCGACCTGGGCACCGCCACCACTTTCGACGCCGTCAGCGCGGACGGGGACTACCTGGGGGGAGCCATCACCCCGGGGATGGGGATCGCGGCCGAGGCCCTGTCCCTGAGGGCGGCCAAGCTTGCGCGGGTCGAACTGCGGCCCCCTTCCTCCGCCATCGGGAGGAATACGGTGCAGTCGCTCCAGTCGGGGCTGCTCCTCGGGTACGTCGGGCTCGTGGAAGGGATGGTTGCACGCTTCCGGGCCGAACTGGGACCCGGCACAAGGGTCATCGCCACGGGGGGGTTGGCCCCCGTCATCGCCCGCGAAACAAAGGTTGTCGGTGTGCTCGCCCCCTGGCTCACGCTCGACGGCCTGCGGATCCTTTACGAGCTCAACCGCGGCCGGGATCAGTAGTTCAAGGCCGCCCGCTCGAGGATGTCGTTGTAGATCTCGAGCTTGCCCGCCTTTTCAAGCTCCGCCCGGAGCCTGCCGACATATTCCTGGAAATACGGGTCCCGAAGCGACTCGAGCATTCTCTGCTTCAGCTCCGGTTTCGCTTCCGTGAAGGCGGCTTCGTCGAACTGCGAGCGGGAGAGGACCTGGAAGACCACGAAGTTGTCGACCACCGCCTGGGGGGTTCCGACCGCTCCCGGTTCCAGGTCGAAAGCGGCCCTGTTGAACGGGGAGTTGGCGCCGATTTCGGGGTCCGCCGTCCCCGTAACCGTGAACTCCGGGCTTTTCGTGACGCCGAAACCGGCGGCGCGGGCCGCCTCGCGCAGGCTTCCCTGCTTACGCGCCGCTTCCGCGAGCTTCTGCGCCTCGGCCTGCAGCAGTTCCCCCGCCCGGGCGTCGACGTAATCGTTCCGGACCCGGTCCCGGAATTCCTCATATCGCCCCGCCCGGGCCGGCTCTATCCCGGTCAGGGTGGCGACGGCGAAGCCGAGGGGGTGCTCGACCGCCTGGCCGACCGCGCCCGCTTCCTTGAGGGTGAAGACTTCGTCCCTCATCGCCTGCGAGATGCCGAAATCGAACGGGTTGTCCTCCTGGGAGAAGAGGCCCGTTTCGCGCACTTCCGCGCCGGCGCCCAGTTCCCGGGCCGCCTCGTCCGGTTTCTTGCCGCCCCGGAGCAGGGCCGCGGCTTCTTCCGCTTTCTGGCGGGCGAGCGCCAGGGCTTTTTTCTGCAGCGCGACCATCGCGAGTTGCGGGCGATTGGATTCCAGCGTCGGCGTTTCGCGTTTCAGCACCTTGATGATGTGGAACCCGTACTGGGTTTTCACCAGGTCCGAGACCTTTCCCGGTTCGAGGGAAAAGGCGGCGGCCTCGAATTCGGGCACCATCTGCCCCCGTTGAAAGGGCCCCAGGTATCCCCCCCTGGAGGCGCTCCCGGTGTCCTGGGAGTGTTCGCGCGCCATCCGGGCGAAATCCGCCCCCGCGCGGATCTGCTCGAGCACCTCTTCCGCCCGCTGCCGGACCGCGGCCTCCTCCGCCGGGTCTTCGACCAGGAGCAGGATGTGGGCGGCCTCGGCCGTTTCCTCGTGGGGCACCTGTTTCCATTCCTGCAGGACGTCCTCGTCGGTCACGGTGATGCCCGCTGCGAGCGCCTCCGCCGGGACCAGCAGGTAGCGGGCGCGCCGCTTCTCTCCGACGCGATAGGAGTCGCTGTGGGCGTTGAAGTGAGTCTCGAGTTCGGCCGCCGTCGGCTGGACACGTTTGCGGAAGTCCTCCTTCCTGAGCAGGACCAGGTCCACCTGGGTCTTCAGCGTGGACCTGGAAAACTCCTCGCGCAGTTCGCGCTCCCCCACGTCGAGGGAACTGGTGACGATCCCGTGCACCTTGTCCAGAAGCCGCATGCGCCTCATGTCGCTTTCGAAATCGGCGACAGAATAGTTGTTTTGCGCCAGGAGGGCCTTGTAGCTTTCAATCCCTATGAATTTCCCCCCGTTCTGGAGATTGGGGTGGGTTTCCACCGCGCGGCGGATCTCCTCCGGGGTGACGCGGACCCCGAGGCGCTCGGCCAGGATCTCGATCAGTTCGGCCGATACCAGGTCCTCGAGCACCTGCTGGGGAAGTCCCATCGATTGAAGGGTCTTCCGGTCCATCCGGTTCCTTCCCCCCGCGTTGATGCGGTCGACCGTCCTGCGGTACAGGTTGACGAAACTGCCGGTCGGGATCGGGCGCCCGTCGACTTCGGCGACGGACGAAGTGGTGGCGACACCGCCCATGTCCATCCCCGGGATGAAGAAGATCATCATGGTCAGGGCCAGGGCGATGATGACGAGCCAAAGAACCAGTTTTAGACGCTTTTTGCGGCGCATCAGATCCAGCATGGGAAGAAACCCCCTCCGTTCGAGACTGAAAACGGGGAGTATAGCACAGACCGGGACAAAACAGGATCGCGAAAGGGGGGAGCGGGCCCCGACGGTTCGCGTCCTTTTAGGGTTCTCTTTTTCCGTGCCGAATATATAATAGGGCATCTCTCCCCGACCGATGAGGATTGAGAGCGGGCGAAGGGATACGTGTAGATGAGGGGTGGAGGGATGCCCGCCGCCTCCCATGCAAACGGCGGAAAATGAAGAACAATTCGAGTGATTCGGCGACCGGTCCCGGCAAGCGGCGGCGCGGCATCGGGGTGCGCAATGTCCTGATCCCGGGCGTCCTGATCCTGGCGGCCGCGGCCGTCCTCGCGGCGGTCTGTCTCCATCGGGCTCCGAAGGGGACGGCGTCCGGGGGCGACGCTCCTCCCCCGGAATTCAGCGAGATCGTGGCCGC
This sequence is a window from Acidobacteriota bacterium. Protein-coding genes within it:
- the moaC gene encoding cyclic pyranopterin monophosphate synthase MoaC — encoded protein: MARNKDARLTHLDDEGKARMVDVTDKPVTVRRAVAESFITLSPSTRSLLAGGRLPKGNALETARLAGIMAAKRTPELIPLCHPLLLSHVDVEATARGKGVRFLATVSTAGSTGVEMEALTAASVAALTLYDMVKAVEKGATIERIRLLEKSGGKSGPYRRKKS
- a CDS encoding zinc ribbon domain-containing protein, with the protein product MPIYEYRCRSCRRRMSFLVMTPSAFEPECGFCGGRDLERLFSRFSSPRSEEQRLESLADPASLSGLDENDPGSVARWMKKMGGALGDDIDGGEIDELAEQAAEEVAGGADAGPDSSPDEP
- a CDS encoding type III pantothenate kinase is translated as MFLAIDIGNTNITLGLYEGDVPGPRWRLATERERTADEYGASLREMVRRAGIETGDVRSVAIASVVPPLTGVFEEVSRECLRSRPLIVDSSVKTGIRILCDAPEQIGADRIVDVAAGFALYGGPACVIDLGTATTFDAVSADGDYLGGAITPGMGIAAEALSLRAAKLARVELRPPSSAIGRNTVQSLQSGLLLGYVGLVEGMVARFRAELGPGTRVIATGGLAPVIARETKVVGVLAPWLTLDGLRILYELNRGRDQ
- the mutM gene encoding bifunctional DNA-formamidopyrimidine glycosylase/DNA-(apurinic or apyrimidinic site) lyase translates to MPEMPEVETIARQLRGRVEGKRIAGVRLSGLPLRKPVSPGLGTALVGRTIRRVRRYGKYLVLTLEPKAFWVIHLGMSGRLLYHEPGRAEGGRHTHASILFSDGDGLEYRDPRRFGLLALYEGVSPRAIPEIRSLGKDPLQPGFTGEWLGRRLHGSRREIKSFLLDQGVLAGIGNIYACEALFEARIHPGRRCATLSGRESGRLAAAVQKVLRDAIRRRGTTFSDFRGADGKAGGHRDHLAVYMREGKQCVECGRPIRRISQGNRGTFFCQQCQR